In Zea mays cultivar B73 chromosome 7, Zm-B73-REFERENCE-NAM-5.0, whole genome shotgun sequence, the following proteins share a genomic window:
- the LOC100501760 gene encoding uncharacterized protein LOC100501760: MAGLSGGGGGWGGYDDDDWGLSAEQLDQMERDAIRQLAERKASASAASTAPIPASPLGATSPLPSRATVPAAAVSSPLGGNHPATRASLEARFGKVEALSPSRNAVNNSQGSSPKISVHLFLHSSGMIAARFPYSQLLVDAFRKIPKASWNAKERVWMFPPSSLAIVEEVPRSVPGLTVEVHKLDPLVQRALAAALRSKDLRGLYDRIPPHLESKLMPFQREGIRFVLQHGGRALIADEMGLGKTLQAIAVASCLRDAWPVLVISPSSLRLHWASAIQSWLNIPVEDILVVLPHTGGSHKAGFRVAYSNSKGDFHLDGVFNVISYDVVPKIQSTLLDLDFKIVIADESHFMKNGQAKRTVASLPVLQKAQYVVLLSGTPALSRPIELFTQIQALYPTVYKSVSEYGNIYCKGGFFGLYQGASNHEELHNLMKATVMIRRLKKDVLSQLPVKRRQQVFLDLSEKDVKNVRALFIELETLKVKIESSDSKEMIDSLRFAYQNIVNKIYTDSAVAKIPAVLDFLGTMIEEGCKFLIFAHHQPMIDAIEKHLLKKKVKCIKIDGKTPLTTRQTLVTDFQNNDDVKAAVMLDGQEKTLEVSQRDCRPSPSKKQKTLVGFLKRPSASTSAEEGMPST, translated from the exons ATGGCGGGCctcagcggcggcggcggaggctggGGCGGCTACGACGACGACGACTGGGGCCTCAGCGCGGAGCAGCTGGACCAGATGGAGCGGGACGCCATCCGCCAGCTCGCTGAGCGCAAGGCCTCCGCCTCCGCGGCCTCCACCGCCCCCATCCCCGCCTCCCCTCTCGGAGCCACCTCGCCGCTCCCCTCCCGCGCTACCGTGCCGGCGGCGGCCGTCTCGTCGCCGCTCGGGGGCAACCACCCCGCTACCAGGGCCTCTCTGGAGGCCCGCTTCGGCAAG GTAGAAGCACTATCTCCCTCGAGAAATGCAG TGAATAATAGCCAGGGCAGCTCGCCTAAGATATCTGTTCATCTTTTCCTCCATTCTAGCGGTATGATCGCTGCAAGATTCCCATACAGCCAG TTACTTGTCGATGCATTTCGGAAGATACCAAAAGCCAGTTGGAATGCTAAAGAAAG GGTATGGATGTTTCCCCCCTCGTCTTTAGCAATAGTAGAGGAGGTTCCTCGCTCAGTACCTGGATTAACTGTGGAG GTTCACAAATTGGATCCGCTAGTTCAGCGTGCTTTAGCTGCTGCTTTACGATCCAAAGATCTTCGAG GTTTGTATGACAGGATTCCCCCTCATCTCGAGTCAAAGCTTATGCCATTTCAGCGTGAAGGCATCAG GTTTGTTTTACAGCATGGTGGCAGAGCCCTGATTGCAGATGAAATGGGTCTTGGAAAGACACTACAG GCAATTGCTGTTGCTTCTTGCCTTCGTGATGCCTGGCCAGTCCTTGTAATCTCTCCATCTTCTTTGCGATTACATTGGGCATCT GCGATTCAGAGTTGGCTTAACATCCCTGTGGAAGATATCTTG GTGGTATTGCCACATACTGGAGGATCACATAAAGCAGGATTCAGAGTGGCTTACTCAAACTCGAAAGGAGATTTTCACTTGGATGGGGTGTTcaatgtgatatcttatgatgTAGTTCCCAAGATACAAAGCACACTTCTGGATTTGGATTTCAAG ATTGTTATAGCTGATGAATCACATTTTATGAAGAATGGCCAAGCAAAGAGAACAGTTGCTTCACTTCCTGTTTTGCAG AAAGCTCAATATGTTGTTTTGCTTAGTGGAACTCCTGCTTTGTCTCGCCCGATTGAGCTCTTTACTCAG ATCCAGGCCTTGTATCCTACAGTGTACAAGAGTGTTAGTGAGTATGGCAATATATATTGCAAGGGT GGTTTTTTCGGGTTGTATCAAGGTGCTAGCAATCATGAGGAGCTGCATAATTTGATGAAAGCAACTGTCATGATTCGTAGGTTGAAGAAAGATGTCCTTTCACAGTTGCCTGTTAAACGTAGACAACAG GTCTTTCTAGATTTAAGTGAGAAAGATGTGAAAAATGTCCGCGCTCTGTTTATTGAG ttggagactttgaaggtcAAAATTGAGTCCTCTGACTCCAAAGAGATGATCGACTCTCTCAGATTTGCTTACCAGAATATTGTCAATAAG ATCTATACTGATTCAGCTGTAGCCAAAATTCCAGCTGTGTTGGATTTCCTGGGTACTATGATTGAG GAAGGTTGCAAGTTCTTAATATTTGCTCATCACCAACCCATGATTGATGCCATTGAGAAACATCTCTTG AAGAAGAAAGTAAAGTGTATCAAAATTGACGGCAAGACACCTTTAACTACAAGACAAACCTTAGTCACAGATTTCCAAAACAATGATGACGTCAAGGCAGCAGTG ATGCTGGACGGGCAGGAGAAGACGCTGGAGGTTTCCCAGAGGGACTGCAGGCCAAGCCCCTCGAAGAAGCAGAAGACACTGGTCGGCTTCCTCAAGCGGCCCAGCGCGTCCACGTCCGCGGAGGAGGGTATGCCCAGCACTTAA
- the LOC100501760 gene encoding uncharacterized protein isoform X1 yields MAGLSGGGGGWGGYDDDDWGLSAEQLDQMERDAIRQLAERKASASAASTAPIPASPLGATSPLPSRATVPAAAVSSPLGGNHPATRASLEARFGKVEALSPSRNAVNNSQGSSPKISVHLFLHSSGMIAARFPYSQLLVDAFRKIPKASWNAKERVWMFPPSSLAIVEEVPRSVPGLTVEVHKLDPLVQRALAAALRSKDLRGLYDRIPPHLESKLMPFQREGIRFVLQHGGRALIADEMGLGKTLQAIAVASCLRDAWPVLVISPSSLRLHWASAIQSWLNIPVEDILVVLPHTGGSHKAGFRVAYSNSKGDFHLDGVFNVISYDVVPKIQSTLLDLDFKIVIADESHFMKNGQAKRTVASLPVLQKAQYVVLLSGTPALSRPIELFTQIQALYPTVYKSVSEYGNIYCKGGFFGLYQGASNHEELHNLMKATVMIRRLKKDVLSQLPVKRRQQVFLDLSEKDVKNVRALFIELETLKVKIESSDSKEMIDSLRFAYQNIVNKIYTDSAVAKIPAVLDFLGTMIEEGCKFLIFAHHQPMIDAIEKHLLKKKVKCIKIDGKTPLTTRQTLVTDFQNNDDVKAAVLSIKAGGYGITLTAASTVIFAELSWTPGDIIQAEDRAHRIGQVSSVNVYYLLSNGTIDDLMWDVVQGKLENLGQMLDGQEKTLEVSQRDCRPSPSKKQKTLVGFLKRPSASTSAEEGMPST; encoded by the exons ATGGCGGGCctcagcggcggcggcggaggctggGGCGGCTACGACGACGACGACTGGGGCCTCAGCGCGGAGCAGCTGGACCAGATGGAGCGGGACGCCATCCGCCAGCTCGCTGAGCGCAAGGCCTCCGCCTCCGCGGCCTCCACCGCCCCCATCCCCGCCTCCCCTCTCGGAGCCACCTCGCCGCTCCCCTCCCGCGCTACCGTGCCGGCGGCGGCCGTCTCGTCGCCGCTCGGGGGCAACCACCCCGCTACCAGGGCCTCTCTGGAGGCCCGCTTCGGCAAG GTAGAAGCACTATCTCCCTCGAGAAATGCAG TGAATAATAGCCAGGGCAGCTCGCCTAAGATATCTGTTCATCTTTTCCTCCATTCTAGCGGTATGATCGCTGCAAGATTCCCATACAGCCAG TTACTTGTCGATGCATTTCGGAAGATACCAAAAGCCAGTTGGAATGCTAAAGAAAG GGTATGGATGTTTCCCCCCTCGTCTTTAGCAATAGTAGAGGAGGTTCCTCGCTCAGTACCTGGATTAACTGTGGAG GTTCACAAATTGGATCCGCTAGTTCAGCGTGCTTTAGCTGCTGCTTTACGATCCAAAGATCTTCGAG GTTTGTATGACAGGATTCCCCCTCATCTCGAGTCAAAGCTTATGCCATTTCAGCGTGAAGGCATCAG GTTTGTTTTACAGCATGGTGGCAGAGCCCTGATTGCAGATGAAATGGGTCTTGGAAAGACACTACAG GCAATTGCTGTTGCTTCTTGCCTTCGTGATGCCTGGCCAGTCCTTGTAATCTCTCCATCTTCTTTGCGATTACATTGGGCATCT GCGATTCAGAGTTGGCTTAACATCCCTGTGGAAGATATCTTG GTGGTATTGCCACATACTGGAGGATCACATAAAGCAGGATTCAGAGTGGCTTACTCAAACTCGAAAGGAGATTTTCACTTGGATGGGGTGTTcaatgtgatatcttatgatgTAGTTCCCAAGATACAAAGCACACTTCTGGATTTGGATTTCAAG ATTGTTATAGCTGATGAATCACATTTTATGAAGAATGGCCAAGCAAAGAGAACAGTTGCTTCACTTCCTGTTTTGCAG AAAGCTCAATATGTTGTTTTGCTTAGTGGAACTCCTGCTTTGTCTCGCCCGATTGAGCTCTTTACTCAG ATCCAGGCCTTGTATCCTACAGTGTACAAGAGTGTTAGTGAGTATGGCAATATATATTGCAAGGGT GGTTTTTTCGGGTTGTATCAAGGTGCTAGCAATCATGAGGAGCTGCATAATTTGATGAAAGCAACTGTCATGATTCGTAGGTTGAAGAAAGATGTCCTTTCACAGTTGCCTGTTAAACGTAGACAACAG GTCTTTCTAGATTTAAGTGAGAAAGATGTGAAAAATGTCCGCGCTCTGTTTATTGAG ttggagactttgaaggtcAAAATTGAGTCCTCTGACTCCAAAGAGATGATCGACTCTCTCAGATTTGCTTACCAGAATATTGTCAATAAG ATCTATACTGATTCAGCTGTAGCCAAAATTCCAGCTGTGTTGGATTTCCTGGGTACTATGATTGAG GAAGGTTGCAAGTTCTTAATATTTGCTCATCACCAACCCATGATTGATGCCATTGAGAAACATCTCTTG AAGAAGAAAGTAAAGTGTATCAAAATTGACGGCAAGACACCTTTAACTACAAGACAAACCTTAGTCACAGATTTCCAAAACAATGATGACGTCAAGGCAGCAGTG TTATCCATCAAAGCCGGAGGCTACGGGATAACTTTGACAGCAGCGAGCACGGTAATCTTTGCCGAGTTATCATGGACTCCTGGGGACATCATTCAAGCTGAAGATCGCGCGCACAGGATCGGTCAG GTCTCGTCCGTGAACGTGTATTATCTTCTCTCGAACGGTACTATAGATGATCTTATGTG GGACGTTGTTCAGGGCAAACTTGAGAACCTGGGGCAG ATGCTGGACGGGCAGGAGAAGACGCTGGAGGTTTCCCAGAGGGACTGCAGGCCAAGCCCCTCGAAGAAGCAGAAGACACTGGTCGGCTTCCTCAAGCGGCCCAGCGCGTCCACGTCCGCGGAGGAGGGTATGCCCAGCACTTAA
- the LOC100501760 gene encoding uncharacterized protein isoform X2: MAGLSGGGGGWGGYDDDDWGLSAEQLDQMERDAIRQLAERKASASAASTAPIPASPLGATSPLPSRATVPAAAVSSPLGGNHPATRASLEARFGKVEALSPSRNAVNNSQGSSPKISVHLFLHSSGMIAARFPYSQLLVDAFRKIPKASWNAKERVWMFPPSSLAIVEEVPRSVPGLTVEVHKLDPLVQRALAAALRSKDLRGLYDRIPPHLESKLMPFQREGIRFVLQHGGRALIADEMGLGKTLQAIAVASCLRDAWPVLVISPSSLRLHWASAIQSWLNIPVEDILVVLPHTGGSHKAGFRVAYSNSKGDFHLDGVFNVISYDVVPKIQSTLLDLDFKIVIADESHFMKNGQAKRTVASLPVLQKAQYVVLLSGTPALSRPIELFTQIQALYPTVYKSVSEYGNIYCKGGFFGLYQGASNHEELHNLMKATVMIRRLKKDVLSQLPVKRRQQVFLDLSEKDVKNVRALFIELETLKVKIESSDSKEMIDSLRFAYQNIVNKIYTDSAVAKIPAVLDFLGTMIEEGCKFLIFAHHQPMIDAIEKHLLKKVKCIKIDGKTPLTTRQTLVTDFQNNDDVKAAVLSIKAGGYGITLTAASTVIFAELSWTPGDIIQAEDRAHRIGQVSSVNVYYLLSNGTIDDLMWDVVQGKLENLGQMLDGQEKTLEVSQRDCRPSPSKKQKTLVGFLKRPSASTSAEEGMPST, encoded by the exons ATGGCGGGCctcagcggcggcggcggaggctggGGCGGCTACGACGACGACGACTGGGGCCTCAGCGCGGAGCAGCTGGACCAGATGGAGCGGGACGCCATCCGCCAGCTCGCTGAGCGCAAGGCCTCCGCCTCCGCGGCCTCCACCGCCCCCATCCCCGCCTCCCCTCTCGGAGCCACCTCGCCGCTCCCCTCCCGCGCTACCGTGCCGGCGGCGGCCGTCTCGTCGCCGCTCGGGGGCAACCACCCCGCTACCAGGGCCTCTCTGGAGGCCCGCTTCGGCAAG GTAGAAGCACTATCTCCCTCGAGAAATGCAG TGAATAATAGCCAGGGCAGCTCGCCTAAGATATCTGTTCATCTTTTCCTCCATTCTAGCGGTATGATCGCTGCAAGATTCCCATACAGCCAG TTACTTGTCGATGCATTTCGGAAGATACCAAAAGCCAGTTGGAATGCTAAAGAAAG GGTATGGATGTTTCCCCCCTCGTCTTTAGCAATAGTAGAGGAGGTTCCTCGCTCAGTACCTGGATTAACTGTGGAG GTTCACAAATTGGATCCGCTAGTTCAGCGTGCTTTAGCTGCTGCTTTACGATCCAAAGATCTTCGAG GTTTGTATGACAGGATTCCCCCTCATCTCGAGTCAAAGCTTATGCCATTTCAGCGTGAAGGCATCAG GTTTGTTTTACAGCATGGTGGCAGAGCCCTGATTGCAGATGAAATGGGTCTTGGAAAGACACTACAG GCAATTGCTGTTGCTTCTTGCCTTCGTGATGCCTGGCCAGTCCTTGTAATCTCTCCATCTTCTTTGCGATTACATTGGGCATCT GCGATTCAGAGTTGGCTTAACATCCCTGTGGAAGATATCTTG GTGGTATTGCCACATACTGGAGGATCACATAAAGCAGGATTCAGAGTGGCTTACTCAAACTCGAAAGGAGATTTTCACTTGGATGGGGTGTTcaatgtgatatcttatgatgTAGTTCCCAAGATACAAAGCACACTTCTGGATTTGGATTTCAAG ATTGTTATAGCTGATGAATCACATTTTATGAAGAATGGCCAAGCAAAGAGAACAGTTGCTTCACTTCCTGTTTTGCAG AAAGCTCAATATGTTGTTTTGCTTAGTGGAACTCCTGCTTTGTCTCGCCCGATTGAGCTCTTTACTCAG ATCCAGGCCTTGTATCCTACAGTGTACAAGAGTGTTAGTGAGTATGGCAATATATATTGCAAGGGT GGTTTTTTCGGGTTGTATCAAGGTGCTAGCAATCATGAGGAGCTGCATAATTTGATGAAAGCAACTGTCATGATTCGTAGGTTGAAGAAAGATGTCCTTTCACAGTTGCCTGTTAAACGTAGACAACAG GTCTTTCTAGATTTAAGTGAGAAAGATGTGAAAAATGTCCGCGCTCTGTTTATTGAG ttggagactttgaaggtcAAAATTGAGTCCTCTGACTCCAAAGAGATGATCGACTCTCTCAGATTTGCTTACCAGAATATTGTCAATAAG ATCTATACTGATTCAGCTGTAGCCAAAATTCCAGCTGTGTTGGATTTCCTGGGTACTATGATTGAG GAAGGTTGCAAGTTCTTAATATTTGCTCATCACCAACCCATGATTGATGCCATTGAGAAACATCTCTTG AAGAAAGTAAAGTGTATCAAAATTGACGGCAAGACACCTTTAACTACAAGACAAACCTTAGTCACAGATTTCCAAAACAATGATGACGTCAAGGCAGCAGTG TTATCCATCAAAGCCGGAGGCTACGGGATAACTTTGACAGCAGCGAGCACGGTAATCTTTGCCGAGTTATCATGGACTCCTGGGGACATCATTCAAGCTGAAGATCGCGCGCACAGGATCGGTCAG GTCTCGTCCGTGAACGTGTATTATCTTCTCTCGAACGGTACTATAGATGATCTTATGTG GGACGTTGTTCAGGGCAAACTTGAGAACCTGGGGCAG ATGCTGGACGGGCAGGAGAAGACGCTGGAGGTTTCCCAGAGGGACTGCAGGCCAAGCCCCTCGAAGAAGCAGAAGACACTGGTCGGCTTCCTCAAGCGGCCCAGCGCGTCCACGTCCGCGGAGGAGGGTATGCCCAGCACTTAA
- the LOC100501760 gene encoding uncharacterized protein isoform X5 produces the protein MAGLSGGGGGWGGYDDDDWGLSAEQLDQMERDAIRQLAERKASASAASTAPIPASPLGATSPLPSRATVPAAAVSSPLGGNHPATRASLEARFGKVEALSPSRNAVNNSQGSSPKISVHLFLHSSGMIAARFPYSQLLVDAFRKIPKASWNAKERVWMFPPSSLAIVEEVPRSVPGLTVEVHKLDPLVQRALAAALRSKDLRGLYDRIPPHLESKLMPFQREGIRFVLQHGGRALIADEMGLGKTLQAIAVASCLRDAWPVLVISPSSLRLHWASAIQSWLNIPVEDILVVLPHTGGSHKAGFRVAYSNSKGDFHLDGVFNVISYDVVPKIQSTLLDLDFKIVIADESHFMKNGQAKRTVASLPVLQKAQYVVLLSGTPALSRPIELFTQIQALYPTVYKSVSEYGNIYCKGGFFGLYQGASNHEELHNLMKATVMIRRLKKDVLSQLPVKRRQQVFLDLSEKDVKNVRALFIELETLKVKIESSDSKEMIDSLRFAYQNIVNKIYTDSAVAKIPAVLDFLGTMIEEGCKFLIFAHHQPMIDAIEKHLLLSIKAGGYGITLTAASTVIFAELSWTPGDIIQAEDRAHRIGQVSSVNVYYLLSNGTIDDLMWDVVQGKLENLGQMLDGQEKTLEVSQRDCRPSPSKKQKTLVGFLKRPSASTSAEEGMPST, from the exons ATGGCGGGCctcagcggcggcggcggaggctggGGCGGCTACGACGACGACGACTGGGGCCTCAGCGCGGAGCAGCTGGACCAGATGGAGCGGGACGCCATCCGCCAGCTCGCTGAGCGCAAGGCCTCCGCCTCCGCGGCCTCCACCGCCCCCATCCCCGCCTCCCCTCTCGGAGCCACCTCGCCGCTCCCCTCCCGCGCTACCGTGCCGGCGGCGGCCGTCTCGTCGCCGCTCGGGGGCAACCACCCCGCTACCAGGGCCTCTCTGGAGGCCCGCTTCGGCAAG GTAGAAGCACTATCTCCCTCGAGAAATGCAG TGAATAATAGCCAGGGCAGCTCGCCTAAGATATCTGTTCATCTTTTCCTCCATTCTAGCGGTATGATCGCTGCAAGATTCCCATACAGCCAG TTACTTGTCGATGCATTTCGGAAGATACCAAAAGCCAGTTGGAATGCTAAAGAAAG GGTATGGATGTTTCCCCCCTCGTCTTTAGCAATAGTAGAGGAGGTTCCTCGCTCAGTACCTGGATTAACTGTGGAG GTTCACAAATTGGATCCGCTAGTTCAGCGTGCTTTAGCTGCTGCTTTACGATCCAAAGATCTTCGAG GTTTGTATGACAGGATTCCCCCTCATCTCGAGTCAAAGCTTATGCCATTTCAGCGTGAAGGCATCAG GTTTGTTTTACAGCATGGTGGCAGAGCCCTGATTGCAGATGAAATGGGTCTTGGAAAGACACTACAG GCAATTGCTGTTGCTTCTTGCCTTCGTGATGCCTGGCCAGTCCTTGTAATCTCTCCATCTTCTTTGCGATTACATTGGGCATCT GCGATTCAGAGTTGGCTTAACATCCCTGTGGAAGATATCTTG GTGGTATTGCCACATACTGGAGGATCACATAAAGCAGGATTCAGAGTGGCTTACTCAAACTCGAAAGGAGATTTTCACTTGGATGGGGTGTTcaatgtgatatcttatgatgTAGTTCCCAAGATACAAAGCACACTTCTGGATTTGGATTTCAAG ATTGTTATAGCTGATGAATCACATTTTATGAAGAATGGCCAAGCAAAGAGAACAGTTGCTTCACTTCCTGTTTTGCAG AAAGCTCAATATGTTGTTTTGCTTAGTGGAACTCCTGCTTTGTCTCGCCCGATTGAGCTCTTTACTCAG ATCCAGGCCTTGTATCCTACAGTGTACAAGAGTGTTAGTGAGTATGGCAATATATATTGCAAGGGT GGTTTTTTCGGGTTGTATCAAGGTGCTAGCAATCATGAGGAGCTGCATAATTTGATGAAAGCAACTGTCATGATTCGTAGGTTGAAGAAAGATGTCCTTTCACAGTTGCCTGTTAAACGTAGACAACAG GTCTTTCTAGATTTAAGTGAGAAAGATGTGAAAAATGTCCGCGCTCTGTTTATTGAG ttggagactttgaaggtcAAAATTGAGTCCTCTGACTCCAAAGAGATGATCGACTCTCTCAGATTTGCTTACCAGAATATTGTCAATAAG ATCTATACTGATTCAGCTGTAGCCAAAATTCCAGCTGTGTTGGATTTCCTGGGTACTATGATTGAG GAAGGTTGCAAGTTCTTAATATTTGCTCATCACCAACCCATGATTGATGCCATTGAGAAACATCTCTTG TTATCCATCAAAGCCGGAGGCTACGGGATAACTTTGACAGCAGCGAGCACGGTAATCTTTGCCGAGTTATCATGGACTCCTGGGGACATCATTCAAGCTGAAGATCGCGCGCACAGGATCGGTCAG GTCTCGTCCGTGAACGTGTATTATCTTCTCTCGAACGGTACTATAGATGATCTTATGTG GGACGTTGTTCAGGGCAAACTTGAGAACCTGGGGCAG ATGCTGGACGGGCAGGAGAAGACGCTGGAGGTTTCCCAGAGGGACTGCAGGCCAAGCCCCTCGAAGAAGCAGAAGACACTGGTCGGCTTCCTCAAGCGGCCCAGCGCGTCCACGTCCGCGGAGGAGGGTATGCCCAGCACTTAA
- the LOC100501760 gene encoding uncharacterized protein isoform X3 — MAGLSGGGGGWGGYDDDDWGLSAEQLDQMERDAIRQLAERKASASAASTAPIPASPLGATSPLPSRATVPAAAVSSPLGGNHPATRASLEARFGKVEALSPSRNAVNNSQGSSPKISVHLFLHSSGMIAARFPYSQLLVDAFRKIPKASWNAKERVWMFPPSSLAIVEEVPRSVPGLTVEVHKLDPLVQRALAAALRSKDLRGLYDRIPPHLESKLMPFQREGIRFVLQHGGRALIADEMGLGKTLQAIAVASCLRDAWPVLAIQSWLNIPVEDILVVLPHTGGSHKAGFRVAYSNSKGDFHLDGVFNVISYDVVPKIQSTLLDLDFKIVIADESHFMKNGQAKRTVASLPVLQKAQYVVLLSGTPALSRPIELFTQIQALYPTVYKSVSEYGNIYCKGGFFGLYQGASNHEELHNLMKATVMIRRLKKDVLSQLPVKRRQQVFLDLSEKDVKNVRALFIELETLKVKIESSDSKEMIDSLRFAYQNIVNKIYTDSAVAKIPAVLDFLGTMIEEGCKFLIFAHHQPMIDAIEKHLLKKKVKCIKIDGKTPLTTRQTLVTDFQNNDDVKAAVLSIKAGGYGITLTAASTVIFAELSWTPGDIIQAEDRAHRIGQVSSVNVYYLLSNGTIDDLMWDVVQGKLENLGQMLDGQEKTLEVSQRDCRPSPSKKQKTLVGFLKRPSASTSAEEGMPST; from the exons ATGGCGGGCctcagcggcggcggcggaggctggGGCGGCTACGACGACGACGACTGGGGCCTCAGCGCGGAGCAGCTGGACCAGATGGAGCGGGACGCCATCCGCCAGCTCGCTGAGCGCAAGGCCTCCGCCTCCGCGGCCTCCACCGCCCCCATCCCCGCCTCCCCTCTCGGAGCCACCTCGCCGCTCCCCTCCCGCGCTACCGTGCCGGCGGCGGCCGTCTCGTCGCCGCTCGGGGGCAACCACCCCGCTACCAGGGCCTCTCTGGAGGCCCGCTTCGGCAAG GTAGAAGCACTATCTCCCTCGAGAAATGCAG TGAATAATAGCCAGGGCAGCTCGCCTAAGATATCTGTTCATCTTTTCCTCCATTCTAGCGGTATGATCGCTGCAAGATTCCCATACAGCCAG TTACTTGTCGATGCATTTCGGAAGATACCAAAAGCCAGTTGGAATGCTAAAGAAAG GGTATGGATGTTTCCCCCCTCGTCTTTAGCAATAGTAGAGGAGGTTCCTCGCTCAGTACCTGGATTAACTGTGGAG GTTCACAAATTGGATCCGCTAGTTCAGCGTGCTTTAGCTGCTGCTTTACGATCCAAAGATCTTCGAG GTTTGTATGACAGGATTCCCCCTCATCTCGAGTCAAAGCTTATGCCATTTCAGCGTGAAGGCATCAG GTTTGTTTTACAGCATGGTGGCAGAGCCCTGATTGCAGATGAAATGGGTCTTGGAAAGACACTACAG GCAATTGCTGTTGCTTCTTGCCTTCGTGATGCCTGGCCAGTCCTT GCGATTCAGAGTTGGCTTAACATCCCTGTGGAAGATATCTTG GTGGTATTGCCACATACTGGAGGATCACATAAAGCAGGATTCAGAGTGGCTTACTCAAACTCGAAAGGAGATTTTCACTTGGATGGGGTGTTcaatgtgatatcttatgatgTAGTTCCCAAGATACAAAGCACACTTCTGGATTTGGATTTCAAG ATTGTTATAGCTGATGAATCACATTTTATGAAGAATGGCCAAGCAAAGAGAACAGTTGCTTCACTTCCTGTTTTGCAG AAAGCTCAATATGTTGTTTTGCTTAGTGGAACTCCTGCTTTGTCTCGCCCGATTGAGCTCTTTACTCAG ATCCAGGCCTTGTATCCTACAGTGTACAAGAGTGTTAGTGAGTATGGCAATATATATTGCAAGGGT GGTTTTTTCGGGTTGTATCAAGGTGCTAGCAATCATGAGGAGCTGCATAATTTGATGAAAGCAACTGTCATGATTCGTAGGTTGAAGAAAGATGTCCTTTCACAGTTGCCTGTTAAACGTAGACAACAG GTCTTTCTAGATTTAAGTGAGAAAGATGTGAAAAATGTCCGCGCTCTGTTTATTGAG ttggagactttgaaggtcAAAATTGAGTCCTCTGACTCCAAAGAGATGATCGACTCTCTCAGATTTGCTTACCAGAATATTGTCAATAAG ATCTATACTGATTCAGCTGTAGCCAAAATTCCAGCTGTGTTGGATTTCCTGGGTACTATGATTGAG GAAGGTTGCAAGTTCTTAATATTTGCTCATCACCAACCCATGATTGATGCCATTGAGAAACATCTCTTG AAGAAGAAAGTAAAGTGTATCAAAATTGACGGCAAGACACCTTTAACTACAAGACAAACCTTAGTCACAGATTTCCAAAACAATGATGACGTCAAGGCAGCAGTG TTATCCATCAAAGCCGGAGGCTACGGGATAACTTTGACAGCAGCGAGCACGGTAATCTTTGCCGAGTTATCATGGACTCCTGGGGACATCATTCAAGCTGAAGATCGCGCGCACAGGATCGGTCAG GTCTCGTCCGTGAACGTGTATTATCTTCTCTCGAACGGTACTATAGATGATCTTATGTG GGACGTTGTTCAGGGCAAACTTGAGAACCTGGGGCAG ATGCTGGACGGGCAGGAGAAGACGCTGGAGGTTTCCCAGAGGGACTGCAGGCCAAGCCCCTCGAAGAAGCAGAAGACACTGGTCGGCTTCCTCAAGCGGCCCAGCGCGTCCACGTCCGCGGAGGAGGGTATGCCCAGCACTTAA